The following are encoded together in the Actinoplanes sp. N902-109 genome:
- a CDS encoding DUF4397 domain-containing protein, with the protein MLRKLSGATLAAATVAALCAAPAQAAAETGYVRLAHLSPDTPAVDVYLADTAGKIEEQRFNGVAYGAMSDYLRLPTGTYSVAMRKSGAASATKPVLTTQVTVAEGSAYTVAGVGRYADLGLRVLRDDLKLPAGGDSKIRIIQASVRAPVLDVAGANGRTIADGVAFATTTSYRQVDPGRWTVRVMPTGGGSASDLPCTLGEGNVYSLLVLDGKDGGLKPELHIDAAGTGSVPRGGVATGLGGTAPRDPLPMAVLLAGLAALLAAAVTAALVRGHRGR; encoded by the coding sequence ATGTTGCGAAAGCTCTCCGGCGCCACGCTCGCCGCCGCGACCGTGGCCGCTCTGTGCGCAGCGCCGGCGCAGGCCGCCGCGGAGACGGGCTACGTCCGCCTCGCTCATCTCTCACCCGACACGCCCGCGGTCGACGTCTATCTCGCCGACACGGCCGGCAAGATCGAGGAACAGAGGTTCAACGGCGTCGCGTACGGCGCCATGTCCGACTATCTGCGGCTGCCCACCGGCACCTACTCGGTCGCCATGCGCAAATCGGGGGCTGCCTCCGCCACCAAGCCGGTGCTCACCACCCAGGTGACGGTCGCGGAGGGCAGCGCCTACACGGTCGCCGGTGTCGGCCGCTATGCCGACCTCGGGCTGCGCGTCCTGCGTGACGACCTCAAGCTGCCCGCCGGTGGCGATTCCAAGATCAGGATCATTCAGGCCTCGGTACGGGCCCCCGTGCTCGACGTCGCCGGAGCCAACGGCAGGACCATCGCGGACGGCGTGGCGTTCGCCACCACGACCAGTTACCGCCAGGTCGACCCGGGCAGGTGGACGGTCCGCGTCATGCCCACCGGCGGCGGCTCGGCCAGCGATCTGCCGTGCACGCTCGGCGAGGGCAACGTCTATTCGCTGCTCGTGCTCGACGGCAAGGACGGCGGCCTGAAACCGGAACTGCACATCGACGCGGCCGGCACCGGCTCGGTCCCGCGCGGCGGCGTCGCCACCGGCCTGGGCGGCACGGCACCGCGCGATCCGCTGCCCATGGCGGTGCTGCTCGCGGGCCTGGCCGCACTGCTGGCCGCCGCCGTGACCGCCGCGCTCGTCCGCGGGCATCGCGGCCGATGA
- a CDS encoding ATP-dependent helicase: protein MLEQFGLATREWFKAAFAEPTAAQAGAWQAIGARRNALVVAPTGSGKTLAAFLWSLDRLAHEPAPENPQHRCRVLYVSPLKALAVDVERNLRAPLTGIRQASGRLGVPPPDITVGMRTGDTPADERRAFNRTPPDILITTPESLFLILTSAARESLRGVETVIIDEVHAVAATKRGAHLALSLERLDALLPQPAQRIGLSATVRPIEDTARFLGGAHDVEIVQPKSAKTIEVAVTVPVEDMTRLDEQPEVDPDDPGAGRHSPSIWPAVEERVLELIRAHRSTIVFTNSRRGAERLCARINELAQETAPPENVPAAMMAQAGASAGAPPVVARAHHGSVSREERKQIEEALKSGQLPAVVATSSLELGIDMGAVDLVVQIEAPPSVSAGLQRIGRAGHQVGAISRGVVFPKHRGDLVSCAVVAERMGEGAIEELRYPRNPLDVLAQQIVAMVALDEWQLDELAALVRRSAPYAELPDSALHAVLDMLSGRYPSTAFAELRPRLVWDRTTDQLTGRPGAQRLAVTSGGTIPDRGMFGVFLAGSERASRVGELDEEMVYESRVGDVFLLGSTSWRIEDITPDRVLVSPAPGAPAKMPFWKGDALGRPVELGRAIGARLRTLTKAGDETAVASLRESGLDEWAANNLVMYLAEQREATRNLPDDRTIVVERFRDELGDWRMTVHCVLGARVNAPWALAIGRRLGERYGVDGQVMPSDDGIVVRLPDTAEEPPGADLVAFDPEEIAQIVEESVGTSALFASRFRECAARSLLLPRRDPRRRQPLWQQRQRSAQLLDVAREYADFPVTLEAARECLQDVFDVPGLVGLMREIAGRKVRLVETETPRPSPFARSLLFGYVGAFLYEGDAPLAERRAAALALDSTLLGELLGRVDLRELLDPTVVTETESQLQWLTTQRTPRDAEDAAELLRLLGDLSPADLTARSVDLAWMDELAGTRRAIRIRVAGAERWIGVEDSGRYRDALGVALPVGVPEAYLEPVADPLGDLVARFARTHGPFAAATCAARFGLGVFVVEQALKRLSATGRVVSGEFSPGGAGTEWCDAEVLRLLRRRSLAALRREIEPVAPRVLAAFLPRWHQVGGTARGVDALAASLEQLQGVAAPASAWERLILPGRVTDYAPPQLDELCASGEVVWAGSGSIAGGDGWVTLAYADSAPLLLAPPDDSALSPQHEAILEALSDGQALFFRSLSDRVKSTDDADLSAAVWDLVWAGYLTNDTFAPLRALLGGSGAHRAKAAPARARFRRPGRPTMPSRTGPLQMAGRWSRLPDRDLDPTRRAAALADLLLERHGVITRGAVMAEGVTGGFAAVYPVLSALEERGAARRGYFVEGLGAAQFAVPGAVDRLRALAEPAELAKRTGASALVLAATDPANPYGAALPWPERVVDSGNGETTPATGHRAGRKAGALVVLVGGDLTLYVERGGRTLLSFTGDQEALTAAGQALAFSVKSGALGPMSVERADGDSVHASPLRDALTAAGFRATPRGLRLRG, encoded by the coding sequence GTGCTGGAGCAGTTCGGCCTCGCCACCCGCGAGTGGTTCAAGGCCGCCTTCGCCGAGCCGACCGCCGCCCAAGCCGGTGCGTGGCAGGCCATCGGCGCCCGGCGCAACGCCCTCGTGGTCGCCCCCACCGGTTCCGGCAAGACGCTCGCCGCGTTCCTCTGGTCGCTCGACCGGCTGGCCCACGAGCCGGCGCCCGAGAATCCCCAGCACCGCTGCCGGGTGCTCTACGTCAGCCCGCTCAAGGCGCTGGCCGTCGACGTCGAGCGCAACCTGCGGGCCCCGCTGACCGGCATCCGGCAGGCGTCCGGCCGGCTCGGCGTGCCCCCGCCCGACATCACGGTCGGCATGCGCACCGGCGACACCCCCGCCGACGAGCGCCGCGCGTTCAACCGCACCCCGCCCGACATCCTGATCACCACCCCCGAGTCGCTGTTCCTGATCCTCACCTCGGCGGCGCGCGAGTCGCTGCGCGGCGTCGAGACCGTGATCATCGACGAGGTGCACGCCGTCGCCGCCACCAAGCGCGGCGCCCACCTCGCGCTTTCGCTCGAGCGGCTCGACGCCCTGCTCCCGCAGCCCGCGCAACGCATCGGGCTGTCCGCCACCGTGCGCCCGATCGAGGACACCGCCCGGTTCCTCGGCGGCGCCCACGATGTCGAGATCGTGCAGCCGAAAAGCGCCAAGACCATCGAGGTGGCGGTGACGGTCCCGGTCGAGGACATGACCCGCCTCGACGAGCAGCCCGAGGTCGACCCCGACGACCCGGGCGCCGGGCGGCACTCGCCGTCGATCTGGCCCGCCGTCGAGGAGCGGGTGCTGGAGCTGATCCGGGCACACCGCTCGACGATCGTGTTCACCAACTCCCGGCGCGGGGCCGAGCGGCTGTGCGCGCGCATCAACGAGCTGGCCCAGGAGACCGCGCCACCGGAGAACGTCCCCGCCGCGATGATGGCCCAGGCCGGTGCGAGCGCCGGGGCGCCGCCGGTGGTGGCCCGGGCGCACCACGGCAGCGTCTCGCGCGAGGAACGCAAACAGATCGAAGAGGCGCTCAAGTCCGGCCAGCTGCCCGCTGTCGTCGCCACGTCCAGCCTCGAGCTGGGCATCGACATGGGCGCGGTCGACCTGGTCGTGCAGATCGAGGCGCCGCCGTCGGTCTCGGCCGGTCTGCAGCGCATCGGCCGCGCCGGTCACCAGGTCGGCGCGATCTCGCGGGGTGTGGTGTTCCCCAAGCACCGCGGCGACCTGGTGTCCTGCGCGGTGGTGGCCGAGCGGATGGGTGAGGGCGCGATCGAGGAGCTGCGCTACCCGCGCAACCCGCTCGACGTGCTGGCCCAGCAGATCGTCGCCATGGTGGCGCTCGACGAGTGGCAGCTCGACGAGCTGGCCGCGCTGGTGCGCCGGTCCGCGCCCTACGCCGAGCTGCCCGACTCCGCCCTGCACGCGGTGCTCGACATGCTGTCCGGCCGCTACCCGTCGACCGCGTTCGCCGAGCTGCGCCCCCGGCTGGTCTGGGACCGCACGACCGACCAGCTCACCGGCCGCCCGGGGGCACAGCGGCTCGCCGTCACCAGCGGCGGCACGATCCCCGACCGCGGCATGTTCGGCGTCTTCCTGGCCGGGTCCGAGCGCGCTTCCCGGGTGGGCGAGCTCGACGAGGAGATGGTGTACGAGTCCCGCGTGGGCGACGTCTTCCTGCTCGGCTCCACCTCGTGGCGCATCGAGGACATCACGCCCGACCGGGTGCTGGTCTCCCCCGCACCGGGCGCGCCGGCCAAGATGCCGTTCTGGAAGGGCGACGCGCTGGGCCGGCCGGTCGAGCTGGGCCGGGCCATCGGCGCCCGGCTGCGGACGCTGACCAAGGCCGGCGACGAGACCGCCGTCGCGTCGCTGCGCGAGTCCGGCCTCGACGAGTGGGCCGCCAACAACCTCGTGATGTATCTGGCCGAGCAGCGCGAGGCGACCCGCAACCTGCCCGACGACCGGACCATCGTGGTCGAGCGCTTCCGGGACGAGCTGGGCGACTGGCGGATGACCGTGCACTGCGTGCTGGGCGCCCGGGTCAACGCGCCGTGGGCGCTGGCGATCGGGCGCCGGCTCGGCGAACGCTACGGCGTCGACGGTCAGGTCATGCCCTCCGACGACGGCATCGTGGTGCGGCTGCCCGACACCGCCGAGGAGCCGCCCGGCGCCGACCTGGTCGCGTTCGACCCCGAGGAGATCGCCCAGATCGTCGAGGAGTCGGTCGGCACGTCGGCGCTGTTCGCGTCCCGCTTCCGTGAGTGCGCCGCCCGCTCGCTGCTGCTGCCCCGCCGCGACCCGCGCCGCCGGCAGCCGCTCTGGCAGCAACGGCAGCGCTCGGCCCAGCTGCTCGACGTGGCCCGCGAGTACGCCGACTTCCCGGTCACCCTCGAAGCGGCCCGCGAGTGTCTGCAGGACGTGTTCGACGTGCCCGGGCTGGTCGGCCTGATGCGCGAGATCGCCGGGCGCAAGGTCCGGCTGGTCGAGACCGAGACCCCGCGGCCTTCGCCCTTCGCCCGCTCGCTGCTGTTCGGCTATGTGGGTGCCTTCCTGTACGAGGGGGACGCCCCGCTGGCCGAACGCCGGGCGGCCGCCCTGGCGCTCGACTCGACGCTGCTCGGCGAGCTGCTGGGTCGCGTGGACCTGCGCGAGCTGCTCGATCCCACGGTCGTCACCGAGACCGAGAGCCAGTTGCAGTGGCTCACCACCCAGCGCACCCCGCGCGACGCCGAGGACGCGGCGGAGCTGCTGCGGCTGCTCGGTGACCTGTCCCCGGCCGACCTGACCGCCCGCTCGGTCGACCTGGCCTGGATGGACGAGCTGGCCGGCACGCGGCGCGCCATCCGGATCCGGGTCGCCGGTGCGGAACGCTGGATCGGGGTCGAGGACTCCGGGCGCTACCGCGACGCGCTCGGGGTGGCGCTGCCGGTCGGTGTGCCGGAGGCCTATCTCGAGCCGGTGGCCGATCCGCTCGGTGATCTTGTCGCGCGGTTCGCCCGTACGCACGGGCCGTTCGCCGCCGCGACCTGCGCAGCGCGCTTCGGCCTCGGGGTGTTCGTGGTGGAGCAGGCGCTCAAGCGGCTCAGCGCGACCGGCCGGGTGGTGTCCGGCGAGTTCTCCCCCGGCGGGGCCGGCACCGAGTGGTGCGACGCCGAGGTGTTGCGGCTGCTGCGGCGCCGGTCGCTGGCCGCGCTGCGCCGCGAGATCGAGCCGGTCGCACCCCGGGTGCTGGCCGCGTTCCTGCCGCGCTGGCACCAGGTCGGCGGCACCGCCCGCGGGGTGGACGCCCTGGCCGCCTCGCTCGAGCAACTGCAGGGGGTGGCGGCGCCGGCCTCCGCCTGGGAACGGCTGATCCTGCCCGGGCGGGTCACCGACTACGCCCCGCCGCAGCTCGACGAGCTGTGCGCGAGCGGCGAGGTGGTGTGGGCCGGTTCCGGCAGCATCGCGGGCGGCGACGGCTGGGTGACTCTGGCCTACGCCGACAGTGCGCCGCTGCTGCTCGCTCCCCCGGACGACTCCGCGTTGTCGCCGCAGCACGAGGCGATCCTCGAAGCCCTCTCCGACGGCCAGGCGCTGTTCTTCCGATCGCTGTCCGACCGGGTCAAGTCCACCGACGACGCCGACCTGTCCGCGGCGGTGTGGGATCTCGTGTGGGCGGGCTACCTGACCAACGACACGTTCGCGCCGTTGCGGGCCCTGCTCGGGGGCAGCGGCGCCCACCGTGCCAAGGCAGCGCCCGCCCGGGCCCGGTTCCGCCGCCCCGGCCGGCCGACCATGCCGTCCCGCACCGGCCCGCTGCAGATGGCCGGTCGCTGGTCCCGGCTGCCCGACCGCGACCTCGACCCCACCCGGCGGGCCGCGGCACTGGCCGACCTGCTGCTCGAACGGCACGGCGTGATCACCCGGGGAGCCGTGATGGCCGAGGGGGTCACGGGCGGCTTCGCTGCTGTCTACCCCGTGCTCAGTGCGCTGGAGGAGCGAGGGGCGGCCCGGCGCGGCTACTTCGTCGAGGGCCTGGGCGCGGCCCAGTTCGCCGTGCCCGGCGCCGTCGACCGGTTGCGGGCCCTCGCCGAGCCGGCCGAGCTCGCCAAACGCACCGGTGCCTCGGCCCTGGTGCTGGCTGCGACCGACCCGGCCAACCCGTACGGCGCCGCCCTGCCCTGGCCCGAGCGCGTCGTCGACAGCGGCAACGGCGAGACCACCCCCGCCACCGGCCATCGCGCCGGCCGCAAAGCCGGTGCCCTGGTCGTCCTCGTCGGCGGTGACCTGACCCTCTACGTCGAACGTGGCGGCCGCACCCTGCTCTCCTTCACCGGCGACCAGGAAGCCCTGACCGCCGCCGGCCAGGCCCTCGCCTTCTCGGTGAAGTCCGGCGCCCTCGGCCCCATGTCCGTCGAACGCGCCGACGGCGACTCCGTCCACGCCTCCCCTCTCCGGGACGCCCTCACCGCCGCCGGCTTCCGCGCCACCCCCCGCGGCCTCCGCCTTCGCGGCTGA
- a CDS encoding GNAT family N-acetyltransferase — translation MEIVTARLTLRRPARPDIDAVLAINGNPEACRHNPSDLLATRADAEDLFRRWDDHWRRHGFGYWAVRDQATGEIIGFSGLKVVSFRNREVLNLFYRFDPASWGSGYATEVAGTVVSWAGVQLPDWPVLARVRPENLASQKVAQNAGLHRAPALDEPGEDGPDWMFTIRWS, via the coding sequence GTGGAGATTGTCACCGCCCGCCTGACTTTGCGCCGCCCGGCCCGCCCGGACATCGACGCCGTCCTCGCGATCAACGGCAACCCCGAGGCGTGCCGTCACAACCCGTCGGACCTGCTCGCCACCCGGGCGGACGCCGAAGACCTCTTCCGCCGCTGGGACGACCACTGGCGGCGGCACGGCTTCGGCTACTGGGCGGTCCGCGACCAGGCGACGGGCGAGATCATCGGCTTCAGCGGCCTCAAGGTCGTGAGTTTCCGCAACCGCGAGGTCCTCAACCTGTTCTACCGCTTCGACCCGGCATCCTGGGGCTCCGGCTATGCCACCGAGGTCGCCGGCACCGTCGTCTCCTGGGCCGGCGTCCAGCTCCCCGACTGGCCCGTCCTGGCCCGCGTACGTCCGGAGAACCTGGCCTCGCAGAAGGTGGCCCAGAACGCGGGCCTGCACCGAGCCCCCGCCCTCGACGAACCCGGCGAGGACGGCCCTGACTGGATGTTCACCATCCGCTGGTCGTGA
- a CDS encoding LLM class F420-dependent oxidoreductase, which produces MRLVIFTEPQQGATHDDLRRLAQVAEDTGYDGFFRSDHYLTMGGAGLPGPTDAWTSLAALAVQTSRLRLGTLVTSATFRLPGPLAISVAQVDEMSGGRVELGLGGGWFEAEHTAYGIPFPPLGERFDRLEEQLEIVTGLWGTKVGDTYSFAGKHYQVVDSPALPKPVQSPRPPIIVGGAGKKRTPALAARFADEFNTPFAKIEDLPAMYQRVRDAAEAIGRPTPPAFSAAAVLCVGRDDAEVKRRAAAIGREVDEMRGNGGIVGTPDEVVDIIGRYGEAGATRLYLQTLDLADLNHVELVATAVAPQLS; this is translated from the coding sequence ATGCGCCTCGTGATCTTCACCGAACCCCAGCAGGGTGCCACCCACGACGACCTGCGCCGGCTAGCGCAGGTCGCCGAGGACACCGGCTACGACGGGTTCTTCCGCTCCGACCACTACCTGACCATGGGCGGTGCCGGCCTGCCCGGCCCCACCGACGCCTGGACCAGCCTGGCCGCGCTCGCCGTGCAGACCTCCCGGCTGCGGCTCGGCACGCTGGTCACCTCCGCGACGTTCCGGCTGCCCGGCCCGCTGGCGATCAGCGTGGCCCAGGTCGACGAGATGAGCGGCGGCCGGGTCGAGCTGGGCCTGGGCGGTGGCTGGTTCGAGGCCGAGCACACCGCGTACGGCATCCCGTTCCCGCCGCTCGGCGAGCGTTTCGACCGGCTCGAGGAGCAGCTGGAGATCGTCACCGGCCTGTGGGGCACCAAGGTCGGCGACACGTACAGCTTCGCGGGCAAGCACTACCAGGTCGTGGACTCCCCGGCGCTGCCCAAGCCGGTCCAGTCGCCCCGCCCGCCGATCATCGTGGGTGGCGCCGGCAAGAAGCGCACCCCCGCGCTGGCGGCCCGCTTCGCCGACGAGTTCAACACCCCGTTCGCCAAGATCGAGGATCTGCCGGCCATGTACCAGCGGGTCCGCGACGCCGCCGAGGCGATCGGCCGGCCCACCCCGCCGGCGTTCTCGGCCGCGGCGGTGCTCTGCGTCGGCCGCGACGACGCCGAGGTCAAGCGCCGGGCGGCGGCGATCGGCCGCGAGGTCGACGAGATGCGTGGCAACGGCGGCATCGTGGGCACCCCCGACGAGGTCGTCGACATCATCGGCCGCTACGGCGAGGCCGGCGCCACCCGCCTCTATCTGCAGACCCTGGACCTGGCGGACCTCAACCACGTGGAGCTCGTGGCCACCGCGGTGGCCCCCCAGCTGTCCTGA
- a CDS encoding S-adenosyl-l-methionine hydroxide adenosyltransferase family protein — protein MGTFGWISLTTDYGTFDGFVAACHGVIARVAPAVRVIDVTHHVPPADVARGAAVLVQTVPHLPPSVHVGVVDPGVGTERRGIAIGTPGGVLVGPDNGLLVWAADALGGIDEVIELTNQEWFLGDVSRTFHGRDVFSPVAARLALGAPLSEAGRTVDPKSVVRLPDPVVAIGDGWIEAEVVTVDRFGNVQLAAPGSMLSGLGPELVAGSVKARRAQTFGDAAPGELIVFEDSAGRVAVAVNGGRAVVVLSVTPGDVIRIAER, from the coding sequence ATGGGCACCTTTGGATGGATCAGCCTCACCACCGACTACGGCACTTTCGACGGCTTCGTGGCCGCCTGTCACGGGGTGATCGCTCGCGTTGCTCCGGCCGTACGTGTCATCGATGTCACACATCACGTGCCGCCGGCCGATGTCGCCCGGGGTGCCGCGGTGCTGGTGCAGACAGTGCCGCACCTGCCGCCGTCCGTACACGTCGGGGTCGTCGATCCGGGCGTGGGCACCGAGCGCCGGGGCATCGCGATCGGGACGCCCGGCGGGGTGCTCGTCGGCCCGGACAACGGCCTGCTGGTGTGGGCCGCGGACGCACTCGGCGGCATCGACGAGGTGATCGAGCTGACCAACCAGGAGTGGTTCCTCGGCGACGTGTCCCGCACCTTCCACGGGCGTGACGTCTTCTCCCCGGTCGCCGCGCGGCTCGCGCTGGGTGCACCGCTGAGCGAGGCCGGCCGTACGGTCGACCCGAAGTCGGTGGTCCGCCTGCCCGACCCGGTCGTGGCGATCGGGGACGGCTGGATCGAGGCCGAGGTGGTGACGGTCGACCGGTTCGGCAACGTGCAGCTCGCCGCGCCCGGTTCGATGCTCAGCGGGCTCGGCCCGGAGCTGGTGGCGGGCAGCGTGAAGGCCCGCCGGGCGCAGACGTTCGGGGACGCCGCCCCCGGCGAGCTGATCGTGTTCGAGGACTCGGCCGGCCGGGTCGCCGTCGCCGTCAACGGGGGCCGGGCCGTGGTGGTGCTGTCGGTGACCCCCGGCGACGTGATCCGGATCGCGGAGCGCTGA
- a CDS encoding DNA-formamidopyrimidine glycosylase family protein: protein MPEGDTVWNTARVLEKALVGDVLTGSDFRVPKLATTDLTGWTVAESASRGKHLLLRLTRADEAMTLHSHLRMEGAWRAYAPGERWTGRPAYLIRVVLRTKRSVAVGYHLHEVTLVPTAAEDGLVGHLGPDLLGADWDAAEAARRIAGQPDTTIAEALLDQRNLAGVGNLYKAETLFLRGVWPWTPVRDVKDLQGTVTLAQKLVASNRGRWTQTTTGSLRRGQTSYVYGRKAMPCRRCGAAIHKADLDERVTYWCPHCQPQP, encoded by the coding sequence ATGCCCGAAGGTGACACCGTCTGGAACACCGCCCGCGTTCTGGAGAAGGCGCTGGTCGGCGATGTGCTGACCGGCTCGGACTTCCGGGTGCCGAAGCTCGCCACGACGGATCTGACCGGTTGGACGGTGGCCGAGTCGGCCAGCCGGGGCAAGCACCTGCTGCTCCGGTTGACCCGCGCCGACGAGGCCATGACGCTGCACTCGCATCTGCGCATGGAGGGGGCGTGGCGGGCCTACGCGCCCGGGGAACGCTGGACCGGCCGCCCGGCGTACCTCATCCGGGTGGTGCTGCGGACGAAACGGTCGGTGGCGGTCGGCTATCACCTGCACGAGGTCACGCTGGTGCCGACCGCGGCGGAGGACGGCCTGGTCGGCCATCTCGGCCCGGACCTGCTCGGGGCGGACTGGGACGCGGCGGAGGCGGCCCGGCGGATCGCCGGGCAACCCGACACGACCATCGCCGAGGCCCTGCTCGACCAGCGCAACCTGGCCGGGGTGGGCAACCTCTACAAGGCCGAGACGCTGTTCCTGCGCGGGGTGTGGCCGTGGACCCCGGTGCGCGACGTCAAAGATCTGCAGGGCACGGTCACCCTCGCGCAGAAGCTGGTGGCCTCCAACCGGGGCCGCTGGACGCAGACCACCACGGGTTCGCTGCGCCGGGGGCAGACCAGCTACGTCTACGGCCGCAAGGCCATGCCGTGCCGCCGGTGCGGAGCCGCCATCCACAAGGCCGACCTCGACGAGCGCGTCACCTATTGGTGTCCCCACTGCCAGCCTCAGCCGTGA
- a CDS encoding PspA/IM30 family protein, translating to MANPFVKGWRYMMALFGAKIDEYADPKVQIQQAIEDAQRQHQALVQQAAAVIGNQRQLEMKLSRQMGEVEKLQGMARQALVLADRARAGGDEAEAQKYESTAQTLATQLVSGEQAMEDLKTLHDQALAAAGQARNAVERNATILQQRIAERSRLLSQLEQAKMQETVAKSLESMSSLAAPGNTPSLDEVRDKIEQRYASAMGRAELAANSVEGRMLEVQQSSLDMAGSSRLEQIRASMSGDKLGGTPAQPAVEQAPASDPASVARLDEIRASMNSSKRGDTTAAG from the coding sequence ATGGCGAACCCGTTCGTCAAGGGCTGGCGCTACATGATGGCGCTCTTCGGCGCGAAGATCGACGAATACGCCGATCCCAAGGTGCAGATCCAGCAGGCCATCGAGGACGCCCAGCGCCAGCATCAGGCGCTCGTGCAGCAGGCCGCCGCCGTCATCGGCAACCAGCGACAGCTGGAGATGAAGCTGTCGCGGCAGATGGGCGAGGTCGAGAAGCTGCAGGGCATGGCCCGGCAGGCGCTCGTGCTGGCCGACCGGGCCCGGGCCGGCGGTGACGAGGCCGAGGCCCAGAAGTACGAGTCGACCGCCCAGACGCTGGCCACCCAGCTCGTCTCCGGCGAGCAGGCGATGGAGGATCTCAAGACCCTGCACGACCAGGCCCTCGCCGCGGCGGGGCAGGCGCGCAACGCGGTCGAGCGCAATGCCACCATCCTGCAGCAGCGCATCGCCGAGCGCTCGCGGCTGCTGAGCCAGCTCGAGCAGGCCAAGATGCAGGAGACCGTGGCCAAGTCGCTCGAGTCGATGTCGTCGCTCGCCGCGCCCGGCAACACGCCGTCGCTCGACGAGGTGCGCGACAAGATCGAGCAGCGCTACGCCAGCGCGATGGGCCGCGCCGAGCTGGCGGCCAACTCGGTCGAGGGCCGGATGCTCGAGGTGCAGCAGTCGAGCCTCGACATGGCCGGCTCGTCCCGTCTGGAGCAGATCCGCGCCAGCATGTCCGGCGACAAGCTCGGTGGCACCCCGGCCCAGCCGGCCGTCGAGCAGGCCCCGGCCTCCGACCCGGCCAGCGTGGCCCGGCTCGACGAGATCCGCGCCAGCATGAACAGCAGCAAGCGAGGGGACACCACCGCTGCGGGCTGA
- a CDS encoding helix-turn-helix domain-containing protein gives MVLLRRVIGDALRARRQGQHRTLREVSTAANVSLGYLSEIERGQKEASSELLAAICEALGARLSELLGEVSGTLALAEGMAGMDGVLVPVEPASTRSASGANVPETTAAPVKSAAAAAKAAEAAAVRQVATDGKVQVSVRQDTPLKATLRATRKRDRDVVYAA, from the coding sequence ATGGTCCTGCTACGCCGGGTTATCGGTGACGCACTTCGGGCGCGCCGGCAGGGTCAGCATCGAACCTTGCGTGAGGTGTCGACCGCCGCCAACGTCAGCCTCGGGTACCTCTCCGAAATCGAACGTGGCCAGAAGGAAGCGTCCAGCGAGCTGCTCGCGGCGATCTGTGAGGCGCTGGGGGCCCGGCTCTCCGAGCTGCTCGGCGAGGTGAGCGGCACGCTCGCGCTTGCGGAGGGCATGGCCGGCATGGACGGCGTGCTGGTTCCCGTCGAGCCCGCCTCGACGCGGTCCGCCTCCGGTGCCAACGTGCCGGAAACCACGGCCGCCCCCGTCAAGAGCGCCGCGGCTGCCGCAAAGGCCGCCGAGGCGGCTGCTGTCCGCCAGGTGGCGACCGACGGCAAGGTGCAGGTCTCCGTCCGCCAGGACACCCCGCTCAAGGCCACGCTGCGGGCCACCCGCAAACGTGACCGCGACGTCGTCTACGCCGCCTGA
- a CDS encoding CinA family protein has protein sequence MNPAAEAVELLGERGQTLAVAESLTGGLLAATIVEIPGVSAVFRGGLVVYATDLKHALAGVPEHLLAERGPVDADVAVALAEGARTRCGADWGLATTGVAGPDPQDGKPVGMVFVGVAGATLSTVQQLSLSGSRPEIRRATMTAAFGFLVDELRK, from the coding sequence GTGAACCCGGCGGCCGAGGCGGTCGAGCTGCTCGGCGAGCGCGGGCAGACGCTGGCCGTGGCCGAGTCGCTCACCGGTGGCCTGCTCGCCGCGACGATCGTCGAGATACCCGGCGTCAGCGCGGTGTTCCGGGGCGGCCTCGTCGTGTATGCGACAGACCTCAAGCACGCGCTCGCCGGGGTGCCCGAGCACCTGCTGGCCGAGCGCGGCCCGGTGGACGCCGACGTGGCCGTGGCCCTCGCCGAGGGGGCCCGCACCCGCTGCGGCGCCGACTGGGGGCTGGCCACCACCGGGGTCGCGGGGCCGGACCCGCAGGACGGCAAACCCGTGGGAATGGTTTTTGTCGGAGTGGCGGGCGCCACTCTTTCAACTGTCCAGCAGTTGTCGCTGTCCGGCTCGAGACCGGAGATCCGCCGGGCCACGATGACGGCGGCGTTCGGGTTCCTCGTCGATGAGCTGCGCAAATAA